In Pseudoalteromonas carrageenovora IAM 12662, the following proteins share a genomic window:
- a CDS encoding DUF3718 domain-containing protein, with the protein MFKLPKLAVLTAVVAVSSFSYTAPVNAEDQLAVSICEYIAADDKNRLRSKLKSSRVKIRNIYDAVQCNGNNLLRHAVASNAVDTGEYIVKNLSKSSLSDGADISWAEGNHAGSPLIAVIKDRAGL; encoded by the coding sequence ATGTTTAAATTACCAAAGCTAGCTGTACTTACTGCTGTTGTAGCTGTAAGTTCGTTTTCGTATACAGCACCTGTAAACGCTGAAGATCAATTAGCGGTATCTATTTGTGAGTACATTGCTGCAGATGATAAAAACCGATTACGTAGTAAGCTTAAAAGCTCTCGCGTAAAAATTCGTAACATTTATGATGCAGTACAGTGTAATGGTAATAACTTGCTTCGCCATGCTGTTGCTAGTAACGCAGTTGATACTGGTGAGTATATAGTTAAAAACCTATCTAAGAGCTCGCTTTCTGATGGTGCAGACATCTCATGGGCTGAAGGCAATCACGCTGGTTCACCCCTTATAGCTGTAATTAAAGACCGCGCAGGACTTTAA